The following proteins come from a genomic window of Yinghuangia sp. ASG 101:
- a CDS encoding flavin monoamine oxidase family protein, with product MEAETSRRGFLRAVGAAGGAGVLYSTMGAMGLAPVPVAEAAPYRAPSASDFHLTGRGGKKVLVLGAGIAGLATAYELGKAGYDCRVLDAKDRPGGRNWTARGGTTETDLDGSTQRARFSSGQYMNCGPGRLPQSHVTLDYCRELGVELEAFVNANADAYIYHGNSAALAGTPMRWRTAKADVYGYISELLAKATDQGALDAALTKDDKDRLIAFLQSFGAIKGKADGFAYTGSGRRGYSVEPGAGHEKGTVLGPVPSMSDVLASGVGQRFSFELGYDQAMMMFQPVGGMDAIPKALERAIGRGRITYNAWATGVANVPGGVEVSWKDKNGRERVERADFCVVATPPHIAARLRHNLGDPVTTALKTPVPVSAGKIGLEYKRRWWETDDHMYGGVVPTDTDLANMWFPSTGYQSRTGVVIGYYNTGSNSEAYAKLAPDARARRAVEQGVRIFGERYRSELTSSFSVAWTRTPGFEGAWVGWPNQDGPEYALLNRPQGAVYFAGDWLSHTIAWQHGAFTSARKVVTEIHQRVMA from the coding sequence ATGGAAGCAGAAACGTCCCGCCGCGGCTTTTTGCGTGCCGTGGGAGCCGCCGGCGGAGCGGGTGTCCTCTACTCGACCATGGGGGCGATGGGCCTCGCCCCCGTACCCGTCGCCGAGGCCGCGCCATATCGCGCGCCGTCGGCGTCGGACTTCCACCTGACCGGGCGCGGCGGCAAAAAGGTGCTGGTCCTGGGCGCCGGAATCGCCGGCCTGGCCACCGCGTACGAGCTGGGCAAGGCCGGCTACGACTGCCGCGTCCTCGACGCCAAGGACCGCCCGGGAGGCCGCAATTGGACCGCTCGCGGAGGGACGACGGAAACGGATCTGGACGGCTCGACACAACGCGCGCGGTTCTCGTCCGGGCAGTACATGAACTGCGGACCCGGCCGGTTGCCCCAGTCACACGTCACCCTCGACTACTGCCGCGAACTCGGCGTCGAGCTGGAGGCATTCGTCAACGCCAACGCCGACGCGTATATCTACCACGGGAATTCCGCCGCACTCGCGGGGACGCCGATGCGCTGGCGTACCGCGAAAGCCGACGTGTACGGCTACATATCCGAATTGCTCGCGAAGGCCACCGACCAGGGTGCCTTGGACGCCGCGCTCACCAAGGACGACAAAGACCGCCTCATCGCGTTCCTGCAGAGCTTCGGGGCCATCAAGGGCAAGGCCGACGGGTTCGCGTACACCGGTTCCGGGCGCCGCGGCTATTCCGTCGAGCCGGGCGCCGGGCATGAGAAGGGGACGGTCCTCGGGCCGGTCCCGTCGATGTCCGACGTGCTGGCCAGCGGTGTGGGCCAGCGGTTCTCGTTCGAACTCGGGTACGACCAGGCGATGATGATGTTCCAGCCGGTCGGCGGCATGGACGCGATCCCCAAGGCGCTGGAACGCGCGATCGGGCGCGGCCGGATCACCTACAACGCCTGGGCGACCGGCGTCGCGAACGTCCCCGGCGGCGTCGAGGTCTCGTGGAAGGACAAGAACGGCCGCGAGCGCGTCGAGCGCGCCGACTTCTGCGTCGTCGCCACCCCGCCGCACATCGCGGCGCGGCTGCGCCACAACCTGGGCGACCCGGTGACCACGGCGCTCAAGACCCCGGTGCCGGTGTCGGCGGGCAAGATCGGGCTGGAGTACAAGCGGCGCTGGTGGGAGACGGACGACCACATGTACGGCGGCGTGGTGCCGACGGACACCGACCTCGCCAACATGTGGTTCCCGTCCACCGGCTACCAGAGCCGGACCGGCGTCGTGATCGGCTACTACAACACCGGTTCCAACTCCGAGGCGTACGCGAAGCTCGCCCCCGACGCGCGGGCCCGGCGCGCCGTCGAGCAGGGCGTGCGGATCTTCGGCGAGCGCTACCGGAGCGAGTTGACCTCGTCCTTCAGCGTCGCGTGGACGCGCACCCCGGGCTTCGAGGGCGCGTGGGTCGGCTGGCCGAACCAGGACGGCCCGGAGTACGCGCTGCTCAACCGGCCGCAGGGCGCCGTCTACTTCGCCGGCGACTGGCTGAGCCACACGATCGCCTGGCAGCACGGGGCGTTCACGTCGGCGCGCAAGGTCGTGACGGAAATCCACCAGCGAGTGATGGCATGA